The following coding sequences are from one Nicotiana tomentosiformis chromosome 3, ASM39032v3, whole genome shotgun sequence window:
- the LOC138908341 gene encoding uncharacterized protein: MSENPEVSNVSSVVPTVSLSHEAYERESESPLSPSQNLIPDPQPPTTSSLTQSSSDSHRSRKTEIPKRFVVATSPSASPKKMAKGEIVDGDEGNVPLASSESTLGVNEQEAIDNILLIAVEGGLVGGYEGVNETIGSHRKGEGYQEEGRELVPLENLAPNSTTGETNEGPNPSAQEDPSAPTWDETPYSSKEPQVSSDPARSPHFDAEPLNIVFPKMRSHSEEENENSDEDYDNVSVTSFIAARSRRETPKEPTLKIPTTRLQKKEALESVLKKNNEEKKKRRLVKGGKLVNEEEVPPPLVVDVDEGVNEELGSLIRKSSKKPTVPRPRRESSVKMVKVKNVEVEEFGEKVCEKSSEKLSEKSAKKEKSVRKSVKRKAGDNEELGSSKKAKVGVTKDEGRENLRKKRVLWGRTFAPNILDMTGMRQLVDIGEFQQWTHLFTNEIPKV, from the exons ATGTCTGAAAATCCAGAAGTCTCAAACGTTTCCAGTGTAGTCCCCACTGTGTCTTTGTCTCATGAAGCATATGAGCGAGAGTCTGAGTCCCCTTTGTCACCTAGTCAAAACCTCATACCAGACCCCCAACCACCTACTACTTCCTCTCTAACCCAATCAAGTTCTGATTCTCACCGGAGTCGTAAGACTGAGATACCCAAAAGGTTTGTTGTTGCTACCTCGCCTTCTGCCTCGCCCAAAAAAATGGCAAAAGGAGAAATAGTAGACGGGGATGAAG GTAATGTTCCTCTTGCATCCTCTGAGTCTACTTTGGGGGTAAATGAACAAGAAGCCATTGATAACATATTGTTAATCGCTGTAGAGGGAGGTTTGGTTGGTGGTTATGAGGGTGTTAATGAGACCATTGGGTCTCATAGGAAAGGTGAAGGTTATCAGGAAGAGGGTAGGGAACTGGTGCCCCTTGAAAATCTGGCACCTAACAGTACTACCGGGGAAACAAATGAGGGACCTAATCCCTCGGCCCAAGAGGATCCCTCcgctcctacttgggatgaaactccCTACTCTTCGAAAGAGCCTCAGGTCAGTTCTGATCCTGCTCGCTCTCCTCACTTCGATGCTGAGCCATTAAACATCGTCTTTCCTAAGATGAGATCTCATTCTGAGGAAGAAAATGAGAACAGTGATGAGGATTATGACAATGTGTCTGTTACAAGCTTTATTGCCGCTAGGAGTAGAAGGGAAACTCCCAAAGAGCCCACTCTTAAAATACCTACTACTAGACTGCAAAAGAAGGAAGCCCTTGAGTCAGTTCTGAAGAAAAATAAcgaagagaagaagaagaggaggttGGTAAAGGGTGGAAAGCTGGTGAATGAAGAAGAAGTGCCTCCACCacttgttgttgatgttgatgAAGGGGTGAATGAGGAACTTGGTTCTTTAATTCGTAAGTCCTCTAAGAAACCTACAGTTCCAAGACCTAGGAGAGAGTCATCTGTGAAAATGGTGAAAGTGAAAAATGTTGAGGTAGAAGAgtttggtgagaaggtgtgtgaGAAGTCTAGTGAGAAATTGTCTGAGAAGTCtgcaaagaaagagaaaagtGTGAGAAAGTCTGTGAAAAGGAAGGCTGGTGACAATGAGGAACTTGGTTCCTCCAAGAAGGCCAAGGTGGGTGTGACCAAGGATGAAGGAAGAGAAAACCTGAGAAAAAAGAGGGTGCTGTGGGGCAGAACATTTGCTCCTAAtattcttgacatgacagggatgcGCCAACTGGTTGATATTGGTGAGTTTCAACAGTGGACACACTTGTTCACCAACGAGATCCCTAAAGTGTAA